One window of Actinomycetota bacterium genomic DNA carries:
- a CDS encoding tautomerase family protein, with protein VEISMLPGRDADMKRGLYREVVRGLGFEPGIAEHDIIVIVNDPAEDSFCVGGVTAGKKVVDPEE; from the coding sequence GTTGAGATCTCGATGCTGCCGGGCCGTGATGCAGACATGAAGCGAGGGCTCTACCGCGAGGTGGTGCGAGGACTGGGATTCGAGCCGGGTATCGCCGAACACGACATCATCGTGATCGTGAACGACCCTGCCGAGGACAGCTTCTGCGTCGGGGGAGTCACGGCCGGAAAGAAGGTCGTGGATCCCGAGGAGTAG